Proteins encoded by one window of Salvia miltiorrhiza cultivar Shanhuang (shh) unplaced genomic scaffold, IMPLAD_Smil_shh original_scaffold_404, whole genome shotgun sequence:
- the LOC131004474 gene encoding uncharacterized protein LOC131004474, translated as MAVDSGAASNQLLKSPNKLTKSQKDAPLSPKAKRNNSPGIRLVGGRIYDSVNGKTCHQCRQKTRDFTAACKNQKNNKPCTIMYCHKCLLNRYGEKAEEVDALGEWSCPKCRSICNCSVCMKKRGHQPTGILIKTAKATGFSSVSEMLLKGAQHLNCEKVVAKMAASPKKQVAPSPRKRGKENSFDGKVDANLPIDTDKNSKKVKKVHKGNKDDQSPDKRKLEHEAFAEMYDRNKKHEAEGTGSCGAEKSKQIKRGRSYELENKKDDGEILKEKSVNDVEKKPKKSKKGLEKDDSEKSDIALARRTSPRKLAVTQKISDQEAKLNVGVNPKEINITGDEINSANTLVVLKQHSANIFPDIPMPLGTELNNVAGIDVSTEDVGNALQFLEFCAAFGKILEVKKGQPEHVLQDLFNGRAGRRGKFSVTVQFHIHLLSILKTEQGEECGELSPSVGKNSWFNALKNCFSESQSFVKAQGLDCLERASDYESLEPSEKLGLLNFLCDEILETEKVRSWMDEQNTEFAEKAKEARQNVIAAKQKEKSLKQKMKDAVAKAIIAKHGAPLSISEHEAIVSNIKRKAAEAHAKVLESKGMLVEKSQTCNAVRIEPFLVGHVGNAYWKLNCFGNVLHQDVGMGDTLTLNEKWFAIDDEGKEAIQKHICSLRGKRLGF; from the exons ATGGCGGTTGATTCAGGCGCTGCTTCCAATCAGTTACTCAAGAGCCCTAACAAGCTCACCAAATCCCAAAAAGATGCTCCTCTTTCTCCAAAGGCCAAGCGAAACAATTCACCTGGCATCCGGCTTGTCGGTGGTCGGATTTATGATTCCGTCAACGGAAAAACTTGCCATCAG TGTCGCCAAAAAACCAGGGATTTTACTGCTGCATGCAAGAATCAGAAGAATAACAAGCCATGTACAATTATGTATTGTCATAAATGCCTCTTGAACAG GTATGGTGAGAAGGCAGAAGAAGTAGATGCTTTAGGAGAGTGGAGCTGTCCCAAGTGTAGAAGCATTTGCAACTGCAGTGTTTGCAT GAAGAAAAGAGGTCATCAACCCACTGGCATACTTATTAAAACGGCGAAGGCAACTGGCTTTTCATCTGTTTCTGAGATGTTGCTTAAAGGAGCTCAACATTTGAATTGCGAAAAAGTTGTTGCAAAGATGGCTGCTTCACCAAAGAAG CAAGTTGCCCCTTCACCCAGAAAGCGGGGCAAGGAAAATTCTTTTGATGGAAAAGTTGATGCAAATTTGCCAATTGACACCGACAAGAATTCCAAGAAAGTTAAGAAGGTCCACAAGGGCAATAAGGATGATCAAAGCCCCGATAAAAGAAAATTGGAGCATGAAGCTTTTGCAGAAATGTACGACCGTAATAAGAAGCATGAAGCTGAGGGTACTGGTTCATGTGGTGCTGAGAAGTCAAAGCAAATCAAGAGGGGTAGATCATATGAGCTGGAAAATAAGAAAGATGATGGCGAAATATTGAAGGAGAAGAGTGTAAATGATGTAgagaaaaaaccaaaaaaatcaaagaagggGTTAGAGAAAGATGATAGTGAGAAGAGTGATATCGCTTTAGCAAGGAGAACAAGTCCTAGAAAATTAGCTGTTACCCAGAAAATATCCGACCAAGAAGCAAAACTCAATGTTGGGGTCAATCCAAAGGAAATTAACATAACGGGAGATGAAATTAACTCTGCAAATACTCTGGTTGTTTTAAAGCAGCATAGTGCTAATATTTTCCCTGACATACCAATGCCTCTGGGGACAGAATTGAACAATGTTGCTGGGATTGATGTATCGACAGAAGATGTTGGGAATGCGTTGCAGTTTTTAGAATTTTGTGCTGCTTTTGGAAAG ATTCTAGAGGTGAAAAAGGGTCAGCCAGAGCATGTTCTTCAAGACTTGTTCAATGGGCGAGCTGGACGCCGAGGAAAATTTTCCGTGACAGTCCAATTTCATATCCACCTACTATCTATTTTAAAGACAGAGCAAGGAGAAGA ATGTGGAGAACTAAGTCCATCAGTTGGAAAAAACTCATGGTTCAATGCACTTAAGAACTGCTTCTCTGAGTCTCAAAGCTTTGTTAAGGCTCAGGGACTGGATTGTTTAGAGAGGGCATCTGATTATGAATCTTTAGAACCTTCGGAAAAGCTTGGGCTTTTAAATTTCCTCTGTGATGAAATTCTTGAAACTGA AAAGGTGAGGAGTTGGATGGATGAGCAAAATACAGAATTTGCTGAAAAAGCCAAGGAAGCTAGACAAAATGTTATTGCTGCAAAGCAGAAG GAAAAGTCTTTGAAGCAGAAAATGAAAGATGCTGTTGCCAAAGCCATTATTGCTAAGCATGGTGCTCCTCTTTCGATTTCAGAGCATGAAGCCATTGTCTCCAACATTAAACGGAAGGCAGCAGAAGCTCATGCTAAGGTGCTTGAGTCAAAGGGCATGCTTGTTGAAA AAAGTCAGACTTGCAATGCTGTACGGATAGAGCCTTTCCTTGTGGGACATGTAGGTAATGCATACTGGAAACTAAATTGTTTTGGCAATGTACTGCATCAAG ATGTTGGAATGGGAGACACACTTACCTTAAATGAGAAATGGTTTGCTATTGATGATGAAGGAAAAGAAGCAATTCAGAAGCACATTTGCTCTTTGAG GGGAAAAAGGCTGGGGTTCTGA